One genomic segment of Hevea brasiliensis isolate MT/VB/25A 57/8 chromosome 3, ASM3005281v1, whole genome shotgun sequence includes these proteins:
- the LOC110662562 gene encoding mediator of RNA polymerase II transcription subunit 14, translated as MAELGQQTVDFSTLVSRAAEESFLSLKELVEKSKSSDQSDSDKKLSLLKYLVKTQQRMLRLNVLAKWCQQVPLIQYCQQLQSTLSSHEACFTQTADSLFFMHEGLQQARAPIYDVPSAIEVLLTGSYQRLPKCMEDVGMQSTLTEEQQKPALKKLDALVRSKLLEVTLPKEISEVKVADGTALLRVNGEFKVLVTLGYRGHLSMWRILYLELLVGERSGLVKLEELRRHALGDDLERRMAGAENPFMILYSVLHELCISLIMDTVIRQVQVLRQGRWKDAIRFELISDGSTGSTQLNQDGETDSAGLRTPGLKIVYWLDLDKSSGTSDSGTCPFIKIEPGPDLQIKCVHGAFVLDPVNGREAEFSLDQSCIDVEKLLLRAICCNRYTRLLEIQKELGKNAQIFRAAGDVLLQTHMDEHDVDYKKKETKTDGREYEGQEVLLRIRAYGSSFFTLGINIRNGRFLLSSSQSVLTSSTLLEYEEALNQGSMTAAEVFINLRSKSILHLFASIGRFLGLEVYEQGFTIVKLPKSLLNGSTMLVMGFPDCGSSYFLHVQLDKDFKPLFKLLETQPDPSGKGHSFNDSNHVMRIKKVDVNQMQMFEDELNLSLLDWGKLTDFLPAGGSNQTSEHSLLSEFSLEGPMQIAGFPISSFSSIVDEVFELEKGASAPSFPLQNLTSYNASPASRFGSVPINLHAAKAGNPSPKWEGGLQVSQMSNVVKVSSTASHYNGSLYPSNNLKGPIHSNSYGSLSSGLGRGTTVKKLSASKSDQDLASLRSPHSVEVGSSSSVDEDHLRLLNETSMDALSGSRSSRLLSPSQSTGPRASTPGAKPSGLRSSPTGPLAGSVRGTGSSSLATTPVSQAAGDTAVFHGSGHNVSKPDKNPRKRTVSDMLNLIPSLQDIDSKAGFSKRKKTSESTLSQQHSSQMLVSSEMMFKNEGYSYGDVIAEANKGNAPSSIYVSALLHVVRHCSVCIKHARLTSQMDALEIPYVEEVGLRNASSNIWFRLPFARGDSCQHICLRLGRPGSMYWDVKINDQHFRDLWELQKGSSSTPWGSGVRIANTSDVDSHICYDPEGVVLSYQSVEADSIKKLVADIRRLSNARMFALGMRKLLGVRLDEKSDENSANSDAKVPSGGKSGVEAADKLSEQMRRAFKIEAVGLMSLWFSFGSGVLARFVVEWESGKEGCTMHVSPDQIWPHTKFLEDFINGAEVASLLDCIRLTAGPLHALAAATRPARAGPAPGVPGITSAIASMSKPSGYVQSQGVLPSSSANNITQPTSGPVGNTVASTGTVPLGNISLHGTAMLAAAGRGGPGIVPSSLLPIDVSVVLRGPYWIRIIYRKHFAVDMRCFAGDQVWLQPATPPKEGPKVGGSLPCPQFRPFIMEHVAQELNGLDPGFAGGQQTVGLTNSNPSNPGSSSQLSGANGNRVNLPSSAVLSRAATQVAALNRVGNAVPGSSNLAVMSSGLPIRRSPGAGVPAHVRGELNTAIIGLGDDGGYGGGWVPLVALKKVLRGILKYLGVLWLFAQLPDLLKEILGSILKDNEGALLNLDQEQPALRFFVGGYVFAVSVHRVQLLLQVLSVKRFHHQQQQQQQQNSVTSQEELTQSEIGEICDYFSRRVASEPYDASRVASFITLLTLPISVLREFLKLIAWKKGLTQVQGGEIAPGQKPRIELCLENHAGLNENDNSENSSAAKSNIHYDRPHSSVDFALTVVLDPAHIPHVNAAGGAAWLPYCVSVRLRYSFGENNNVTFLSMEGSHGGRACWLRVDEWEKCKQRVIRTVEINGCSTGDVTQGRLRIVADSVQRTLNLCLQGLRDGSGGVAASSGAT; from the exons ATGGCCGAGTTAGGGCAGCAAACGGTCGACTTCTCTACTCTTGTGAGTCGTGCCGCCGAGGAATCTTTCCTCTCCTTGAAAGAGTTGGTTGAAAAATCCAAATCCTCTGACCAGTCGGATTCCGATAAGAAGCTTAGCCTCTTGAAGTACTTGGTTAAAACCCAGCAACGTATGCTCAGACTGAATGTTCTCGCTAAGTGGTGCCAACAG GTTCCTTTGATACAGTATTGTCAGCAACTTCAATCTACCCTATCAAGTCATGAGGCGTGTTTTACCCAAACTGCAGATTCATTGTTTTTCATGCATGAGGGGTTACAGCAAGCTCGAGCACCTATCTATGATGTTCCATCTGCTATAGAAGTCCTCCTTACTGGATCTTATCAGCGTTTGCCGAAATGTATGGAAGATGTAGGTATGCAGAGCACATTAACTGAGGAGCAGCAGAAGCCAGCGCTGAAAAAGTTGGACGCACTTGTGCGTTCTAAGCTACTTGAAGTTACACTCCCAAAGGAAATATCTGAGGTGAAAGTTGCTGATGGTACAGCATTACTTCGTGTGAATGGTGAATTTAAGGTGTTAGTTACACTTGGTTACCGAGGGCACCTATCAATGTGGAGGATTTTGTATTTGGAGTTGCTTGTTGGTGAGAGAAGCGGACTTGTGAAACTGGAAGAATTGCGACGGCATGCTTTGGGAGATGATTTAGAGCGTAGAATGGCAGGAGCAGAGAATCCATTTATGATATTGTATTCAGTTCTCCATGAGCTTTGCATTTCACTCATTATGGATACTGTCATAAGGCAAGTACAAGTACTACGTCAAGGAAGATGGAAAGATGCTATTCGGTTTGAGCTCATATCGGATGGGAGTACTGGATCTACACAACTAAATCAAGATGGAGAAACTGATTCAGCTGGTCTCCGAACACCTGGGTTGAAAATTGTATACTGGCTAGATCTGGACAAAAGCTCTGGTACATCTGATTCAGGGACATGCCCTTTTATAAAAATTGAACCAGGACCAGATCTACAGATAAAGTGTGTTCATGGCGCTTTTGTTTTAGATCCAGTAAATGGTAGagaggcagaattttctcttgaccAAAGTTGCATTGATGTTGAAAAGTTGTTGTTAAGAGCAATATGTTGTAATAGATATACTCGTCTGCTGGAAATTCAGAAAGAGCTGGGAAAAAATGCTCAAATCTTTCGTGCGGCTGGTGATGTTCTTCTTCAGACCCACATGGATGAACATGATGTTGACTACAAAAAG AAAGAAACTAAAACTGATGGCAGGGAATATGAGGGACAGGAAGTACTACTTCGTATTCGTGCCTATGGCTCATCATTTTTTACACTTGGAATAAATATAAG GAATGGCCGCTTTCTTCTCAGTTCATCCCAAAGTGTGCTTACTTCCTCAACATTGCTAGAATATGAAGAAGCTTTAAATCAAGGAAGTATGACTGCTGCTGAAGTTTTTATCAACTTGAGAAGCAAAAGCATTTTGCATTTATTTGCATCTATTGGCAGGTTTCTTGGCCTTGAG GTATATGAACAGGGTTTCACTATTGTAAAACTACCTAAAAGCCTTTTGAATGGTTCTACCATGTTGGTAATGGGGTTTCCAGATTGTGGGAGTTCTTATTTTCTGCATGTGCAACTAGATAAAGATTTCAAACCTCTGTTCAAGTTGCTGGAGACTCAGCCTGATCCGTCTGGGAAAGGTCATTCTTTTAATGATTCCAATCATGTGATGCGCATAAAAAAAGTTGATGTCAACCAGATGCAGATGTTTGAAGATGAGTTGAATCTAAGCCTACTTGACTGGGGAAAATTGACTGACTTTTTACCTGCTGGGGGTTCCAATCAGACTTCTGAACACAgccttctttctgaattcagtcTCGAGGGTCccatgcaaattgctggatttcctATATCAAGTTTTTCTTCTATTGTTGATGAAGTATTTGAACTTGAGAAAGGGGCGTCAGCACCTTCATTTCCTCTTCAGAATCTTACATCTTACAATGCATCTCCTGCTTCTCGTTTTGGCTCTGTTCCGATTAATCTTCATGCTGCTAAAGCTGGAAATCCCTCTCCCAAGTGGGAAGGAGGTCTTCAGGTATCTCAGATGAGCAATGTTGTAAAAGTTTCAAGTACAGCTTCCCATTATAATGGTTCATTATATCCATCAAACAATCTGAAAGGTCCGATACACTCCAATTCATATGGTTCACTATCTTCTGGTTTAGGAAGGGGCACAACTGTAAAAAAGTTATCAGCTTCAAAATCTGATCAGGATTTGGCTTCTCTTAGATCTCCACATTCTGTGGAGGTTGGTTCTAGTTCCTCAGTTGATGAAGATCATCTGAGACTGCTGAATGAGACATCAATGGATGCCCTATCAGGGAGTAGATCATCCCGACTATTATCTCCATCTCAGTCTACTGGCCCTCGAGCCTCAACACCGGGTGCAAAACCCAGTGGACTGAGAAGCTCCCCTACTGGGCCTCTAGCTGGTTCAGTTAGAGGTACTGGATCAAGCTCATTAGCCACAACCCCCGTAT CTCAGGCAGCAGGAGACACTGCAGTCTTTCATGGCTCTGGTCATAATGTTTCCAAACCTGACAAAAATCCAAGAAAACGTACAGTTTCAGATATGTTAAATTTGATTCCGTCACTCCAAGATATTGATTCTAAGGCAGGATTTTCAAAGAGGAAGAAGACCTCAGAATCAACGCTCTCTCAGCAGCATTCATCGCAGATGCTTGTATCGTCAGAGATGATGTTTAAAAATGAAGGATACAGTTATGGAGATGTAATAGCTGAAGCAAATAAGGGAAATGCACCTTCAAGCATTTATGTCTCTGCTCTTCTACATGTGGTTAGACATTGTTCAGTTTGTATTAAACATGCCAGATTAACCAGCCAGATGGATGCTCTGGAGATTCCATATGTTGAAGAGGTTGGACTGAGAAATGCATCCTCAAATATATGGTTCCGACTTCCATTTGCCCGAGGCGATTCATGCCAGCACATTTGCTTGCGGCTTGGTAGACCAGGAAGCATGTATTGGGATGTCAAAATTAATGATCAACACTTCCGAGATTTATGGGAGCTTCAGAAGGGCAGCAGCAGCACACCTTGGGGCTCTGGAGTTCGTATTGCCAATACGTCTGATGTGGACTCCCATATCTGTTATGATCCAGAAGGTGTTGTTCTGAGTTATCAGTCTGTTGAGGCTGATAGCATAAAGAAGTTAGTAGCAGATATTCGAAGGCTTTCTAATGCTAGAATGTTTGCCCTTGGAATGCGTAAGCTCCTTGGAGTAAGACTGGATGAGAAATCAGATGAAAATAGTGCAAACTCTGATGCTAAAGTGCCATCTGGAGGTAAAAGTGGCGTTGAGGCAGCTGATAAGTTATCAGAACAGATGAGGCGGGCATTTAAAATAGAGGCAGTTGGACTAATGAGTTTGTGGTTCAGTTTTGGGTCTGGAGTGCTGGCTCGCTTTGTTGTTGAGTGGGAATCTGGTAAAGAGGGATGCACAATGCACGTTTCTCCTGACCAAATATGGCCGCATACTAAG tttttggaagattttataaatGGTGCTGAAGTTGCATCCCTTTTGGATTGCATTCGCCTCACTGCAGGACCATTGCATGCTCTGGCAGCTGCTACGCGTCCTGCACGAGCTGGTCCTGCTCCGGGTGTCCCTGGGATAACTTCAGCTATTGCTTCTATGTCAAAACCGTCAGGGTATGTGCAATCCCAGGGAGTTTTGCCTAGCAGTTCTGCTAACAATATTACCCAGCCAACTTCTGGCCCTGTAGGGAATACCGTTGCATCTACTGGTACTGTTCCTCTTGGGAATATTAGTCTTCATGGTACTGCAATGTTAGCTGCAGCTGGTCGAGGGGGCCCTGGCATTGTTCCTAGTTCATTGTTGCCAATTGATGTTTCTGTTGTGCTACGTGGTCCATACTGGATCCGAATTATTTATCGCAAGCATTTTGCAGTTGATATGAGATGCTTTGCTGGAGATCAGGTTTGGTTGCAGCCAGCAACACCACCTAAGGAAGGCCCAAAAGTTGGAGGTTCACTACCTTGTCCACAATTTCGTCCTTTCATAATGGAGCATGTTGCCCAAGAATTGAATGGATTAGATCCGGGCTTTGCTGGTGGTCAACAAACAGTTGGGCTAACTAATTCTAACCCCTCAAATCCAGGTTCAAGTTCTCAGTTATCAGGTGCTAATGGAAATAGAGTTAACTTGCCTAGTTCTGCAGTACTTTCTAGGGCAGCTACCCAAGTTGCTGCTCTAAATCGGGTTGGAAATGCAGTTCCGGGATCTTCAAATTTGGCTGTCATGAGCTCAGGATTGCCTATACGTAGATCCCCTGGTGCTGGTGTCCCTGCTCATGTGAGAGGAGAACTAAATACAGCCATTATCGGTCTTGGTGATGATGGAGGGTATGGAGGTGGCTGGGTTCCTCTTGTGGCTCTTAAGAAGGTTCTAAGGGGTATTCTTAAGTATCTTGGAGTGCTTTGGCTATTTGCCCAGTTACCAGATCTTCTGAAAGAAATCCTAGGATCAATCTTGAAGGACAATGAAGGTGCACTCTTGAATTTGGACCAGGAACAACCAGCCTTGCGCTTCTTTGTGGG AGGCTATGTATTTGCTGTAAGTGTCCACAGAGTTCAACTTCTTCTTCAGGTTCTCAGTGTCAAACGCTTTCATCATCAACAGCAGCAACAACAGCAACAGAACTCCGTGACTTCTCAAGAAGAACTTACTCAATCTGAAATAGGAGAGATATGTGACTATTTCAGTCGCCGTGTAGCATCAGAACCCTATGATGCATCTCGTGTTGCATCATTCATTACCCTTCTCACCTTGCCAATATCAGTATTGAGAGAATTTCTAAAATTGATTGCATGGAAAAAAGGATTGACTCAGGTGCAAGGTGGAGAAATAGCTCCTGGACAAAAACCTCGTATTGAATTGTGCCTTGAAAATCATGCTGGGTTAAATGAGAATGACAACTCTGAGAATTCATCTGCAGCTAAAAGCAATATTCACTATGATCGGCCCCATAGTTCTGTTGATTTTGCACTTACTGTTGTTCTTGATCCTGCACATATACCTCATGTTAATGCTGCTGGTGGTGCTGCTTGGTTGCCCTATTGTGTCTCGGTGAGGTTGAGATATTCATTCGGGGAAAACAATAATGTGACTTTCCTTAGCATGGAAGGAAGCCATGGAGGAAGAGCTTGCTGGTTGCGTGTTGATGAGTGGGAAAAATGTAAACAGAGAGTGATTCGAACTGTTGAAATAAATGGATGTTCCACTGGAGATGTTACCCAAGGAAGATTGAGAATCGTTGCAGATAGTGTGCAAAGAACACTGAATTTATGCCTCCAAGGGTTAAGAGATGGCAGTGGAGGAGTTGCTGCAAGTTCTGGGGCAACATGA